A genome region from Coffea arabica cultivar ET-39 chromosome 7e, Coffea Arabica ET-39 HiFi, whole genome shotgun sequence includes the following:
- the LOC113701417 gene encoding xanthine dehydrogenase 1-like isoform X2, with protein MHQAINACLAPLYSVEGMHVITVEGVGNCRRGLHPIQESLARSHGSQCGFCTPGFIMSIYALLRSSQEPPTLEQIEESLAGNLCRCTGYRPIVDAFRVFAKTNDSLYVNGALEGHSGQFICPSTGKPCSCGLKPGNEDEKLKTDRCSVDDYSPVSYSDTDGTIFTNKELIFPPELLLRKLTYLCLTGLNGLKWYRPLKLQHVLDLKARYPDAKLVVGNTEVGIEMRLKRMEYRALIYIAHIPELNQLSLNDEGMEIGAAVKLSELMKVLQTVSDKRPPYETSSCRALIEQIKWFAGTQIRNAASIGGNICTASPISDLNPLWMAAGAKFRIVDGKGNIRTCPAEKFFLGYRKVDMASSEILHSVFLPWNKQYEFVKEFKQAHRRDDDIAIVNAGMRVLLEQRDTKWVVSDASIVYGGVAPVPLFAYKTKLFLIGNTWSKELMQDALEVLQEDIVLKENAPGGMVEFRKSLTLSFFFKFFLWVCHHVDGQTSCPSGIPSSHLSAIQPFHRTSVTGSQDFDITKHGTAVGSPEVHLSSKLQVSGEAEYTDDTPVPPNSLYAALVLSKKPHARILSIDDSGAKSSPGFAGIFFAKDIPGNNNIGPVIADEELFASEFVTCVGQVIGVVVADTHENAKNAARRVHIEYDELPAILSMKDAIHCNSFHPNTEKCLRKGDVDLCFQSDQCDKIMEGEVQVGGQEHFYLEPNSSLVWTVDNGNEVHMVSSTQAPQKHQKYVSHVLGLPMSKVVCKTKRIGGGFGGKETRSAFLAASAAIASYLLNRPVKLTLDRDIDMMITGQRHSFLGKYKVGFTNNGKVLALDLEIYNNGGNSLDLSLAILERAMFHSDNVYEIPNVRINGRVCYTNFPSNTAFRGFGGPQGMLITENWVQRIAMELKKSPEEIREINFQREGSVLHYGQKIEHFTLDRIWNELKTSCDLYNARKEVDQFNSNNRWKKRGIALIPTKFGISFTTKFMNQAGALVQVYTDGTVLVTHGGVEMGQGLHTKVAQIAASSFNIPLSSVFISETSTDKVPNATPTAASASSDMYGAAVLDACEQIKVRMKPIASTRNYSSFAELANACYMERIDLSAHGFFITPDIGFDWKTGEGIPFRYFTYGAAFAEVEIDTLTGDFHTTKADVTLDLGFSLNPAIDVGQIEGAFIQGLGWAALEELKWGDPAHRWIPAGFLYTCGPGNYKIPSVNDVPLKFNISLLKGAPNAKAIHSSKAVGEPPFFLASAVLFAIKDAIVSARAEVGCSDWFPLDNPATPERIRMACTDEFTKAFVDSDFRPKLSI; from the exons at GCACCAAGCAATTAATGCGTGTCTGGCTCCTCTATATTCTGTTGAAGGGATGCATGTAATAACAGTGGAGGGTGTTGGGAATTGCAGGCGTGGCCTACATCCTATCCag GAATCCTTAGCACGTTCTCATGGCTCACAGTGTGGATTTTGCACTCCTGGTTTCATTATGTCCATTTACGCATTGCTACGGTCGTCTCAAGAACCACCAACACTAGAGCAGATTGAAGAAAGCCTTGCTGGAAATCTTTGTCGATGTACAGGTTATAGACCCATTGTTGATGCATTTCGAGTGTTTGCCAAGACTAATGACAGCTTATATGTTAATGGAGCCTTGGAAGGCCATAGTGGTCAGTTTATATGCCCTTCAACTGGAAAGCCATGTTCTTGTGGGTTGAAACCAGGAAATGAAGATGAGAAGCTAAAAACAGATAGGTGCTCTGTTGATGATTATAGTCCAGTCTCCTATAGTGATACTGATGGAACGATATTCACCAACAAAGAGCTTATATTCCCCCCTGAGCTTTTATTGAGAAAACTAACTTATTTATGTCTAACTGGACTAAATGGCCTGAAGTGGTATAGGCCTTTGAAGCTTCAGCATGTATTAGACCTAAAAGCAAGATATCCAGATGCAAAATTAGTTGTAGGTAACACTGAGGTAGGTATTGAAATGAGGCTCAAAAGGATGGAATATCGGGCTTTGATATATATTGCACACATCCCTGAACTTAACCAGTTGAGTCTCAATGATGAAGGTATGGAAATAGGTGCTGCTGTTAAACTTTCAGAGCTCATGAAAGTACTGCAAACTGTTTCAGACAAGCGTCCTCCCTATGAGACTTCATCATGTAGAGCTCTCATTGAGCAGATCAAATGGTTTGCCGGAACACAAATAAGGAATGCTGCATCTATTGGTGGAAATATCTGTACTGCCAGTCCAATATCAGACTTGAATCCTCTTTGGATGGCTGCAGGAGCAAAGTTCCGCATCGTTGATGGCAAAGGGAACATTAGAACATGCCCGGCTGAAAAGTTTTTCCTAGGTTATCGCAAGGTGGATATGGCTAGTAGTGAAATCCTGCACTCAGTGTTTTTACCTTGGAATAAGCAATATGAGTTTGTCAAGGAATTTAAGCAAGCTCACCGGAGGGATGATGATATTGCAATTGTTAATGCTGGAATGAGGGTTCTTCTTGAACAGAGGGATACAAAGTGGGTAGTTTCTGATGCTTCAATTGTTTATGGTGGTGTAGCTCCTGTTCCCCTTTTTGCATATAAAACAAAACTATTTCTGATTGGAAATACGTGGAGCAAGGAGCTAATGCAGGATGCTTTGGAAGTTCTACAGGAGGACATTGTGTTGAAAGAAAATGCTCCTGGCGGAATGGTTGAGTTCAGAAAATCTTTAACACTtagtttcttcttcaaatttttcttgTGGGTATGTCACCACGTTGATGGACAAACATCCTGTCCTTCAGGCATTCCTTCATCCCATCTCTCAGCCATACAACCATTTCATCGAACATCTGTAACTGGAAGTCAGGACTTTGACATAACAAAACATGGAACTGCTGTAGGGTCTCCTGAAGTCCATCTTTCATCGAAACTTCAG GTTTCAGGAGAGGCAGAATATACTGATGATACCCCAGTGCCTCCCAACAGTTTGTATGCTGCTTTGGTGCTAAGTAAAAAGCCTCATGCACGTATACTGTCTATTGACGATTCTGGAGCCAAGTCTTCACCTGGGTTTGCTGGAATCTTTTTTGCTAAAGATATTCCTGGTAACAATAATATTGGGCCTGTCATTGCAGATGAGGAACTTTTTGCCTCGGAATTTGTCACTTGTGTTGGTCAG GTAATAGGAGTAGTTGTTGCTGATAcacatgaaaatgcaaaaaatgctGCAAGAAGGGTTCATATTGAGTATGATGAACTGCCAGCTATTTTATCTATGAAAGATGCCATTCACTGTAACAGTTTCCATCCTAATACAGAAAAGTGTTTGAGGAAAGGTGATGTAGATCTGTGTTTTCAATCAGATCAGTGTGATAAAATCATGGAAGGGGAAGTCCAGGTCGGTGGTCAGGAACATTTCTACTTGGAGCCGAATAGCAGCTTAGTATGGACAGTGGATAATGGCAACGAGGTTCATATGGTCTCATCCACCCAA gctCCACAAAAGCACCAGAAGTATGTGTCTCACGTTCTTGGACTTCCAATGTCAAAAGTTGTTTGCAAGACAAAGAGAATTGGTGGTGGGTTTGGTGGAAAAGAAACAAGATCAGCTTTCCTTGCTGCTAGTGCTGCAATTGCATCCTATTTGTTAAATCGGCCAGTAAAACTTACTTTGGACCGTGACATTGACATGATGATTACTGGTCAGCGGCACAGCTTTCTTGGAAAGTATAAG GTTGGCTTTACAAACAATGGGAAGGTCCTCGCATTGGATCTTGAAATATACAATAATGGTGGAAATTCACTTGATCTGTCACTTGCTATACTTGAGCGTGCTATGTTCCATTCAGACAATGTCTATGAGATACCAAATGTCAGAATTAATGGAAGGGTCTGCTATACTAATTTTCCTAGTAACACGGCTTTCAGAGGATTTGGTGGCCCACAAGGCATGCTGATTACTGAAAACTGGGTTCAGAGAATTGCTATGGAATTGAAGAAAAGCCCAGAAGAAATCAGG gaAATAAATTTTCAGAGAGAAGGATCAGTATTGCATTATGGACAAAAGATAGAGCACTTCACCTTGGACCGTATCTGGAATGAGTTGAAGACATCTTGTGATCTTTATAACGCTCGCAAAGAAGTTGATCAGTTCAATAGTAATAATCGATGGAAGAAACGTGGAATTGCTCTAATTCCTACGAAGTTTGGCATTTCTTTCACTACAAAGTTTATGAACCAG GCTGGTGCCCTTGTTCAAGTCTATACTGACGGAACTGTTTTAGTAACGCATGGGGGCGTTGAAATGGGGCAAGGGTTGCATACAAAGGTTGCTCAAATTGCAGCTTCTTCCTTTAATATTCCTCTGAGTTCAGTGTTCATCTCAGAGACGAGTACTGACAAG GTTCCAAATGCAACTCCAACAGCAGCTTCTGCAAGTTCTGATATGTATGGTGCTGCAGTTCTGGATGCTTGTGAACAAATAAAAGTTAGGATGAAGCCCATTGCATCAACACGTAACTATAGCTCTTTTGCTGAG CTTGCAAATGCCTGCTACATGGAGAGAATTGACTTGTCTGCCCATGGGTTTTTTATTACACCTGATATTGGCTTTGATTGGAAAACTGGTGAAGGGATTCCATTCAGGTACTTCACCTATGGAGCTGCTTTTGCTGAAGTTGAAATTGACACGTTGACAGGAGATTTCCACACTACAAAAGCAGACGTTACCTTGGATTTGGGGTTTTCTCTCAATCCTGCAATTGATGTCGGGCAG ATTGAAGGAGCATTCATACAAGGTCTTGGATGGGCAGCATTGGAAGAGTTGAAATGGGGAGATCCTGCACACAGGTGGATTCCAGCTGGCTTCTTATACACTTGTGGTCCTGGAAATTACAAAATTCCCTCTGTCAATGATGTGCCCCTTAAATTCAACATTTCTCTTTTGAAG GGTGCTCCAAATGCTAAGGCCATCCATTCATCTAAAGCTGTGGGGGAACCTCCATTCTTTCTTGCCTCAGCAGTCCTTTTTGCTATAAAAGATGCTATAGTTTCAGCAAGAGCAGAAGTAGGTTGTAGTGACTGGTTTCCTCTAGACAATCCAGCGACACCTGAACGCATCCGGATGGCTTGTACAGATGAATTCACTAAAGCATTTGTAGACTCGGATTTCCGCCCGAAGCTCAGCATTTGA
- the LOC113701417 gene encoding xanthine dehydrogenase 1-like isoform X1: MGSLEDTEMVRTEVEESKEAILYVNGVRRVLPDGLAHLTLLEYLRGIGLTGTKLGCGEGGCGACTVMVSFFDQNKKKCVHQAINACLAPLYSVEGMHVITVEGVGNCRRGLHPIQESLARSHGSQCGFCTPGFIMSIYALLRSSQEPPTLEQIEESLAGNLCRCTGYRPIVDAFRVFAKTNDSLYVNGALEGHSGQFICPSTGKPCSCGLKPGNEDEKLKTDRCSVDDYSPVSYSDTDGTIFTNKELIFPPELLLRKLTYLCLTGLNGLKWYRPLKLQHVLDLKARYPDAKLVVGNTEVGIEMRLKRMEYRALIYIAHIPELNQLSLNDEGMEIGAAVKLSELMKVLQTVSDKRPPYETSSCRALIEQIKWFAGTQIRNAASIGGNICTASPISDLNPLWMAAGAKFRIVDGKGNIRTCPAEKFFLGYRKVDMASSEILHSVFLPWNKQYEFVKEFKQAHRRDDDIAIVNAGMRVLLEQRDTKWVVSDASIVYGGVAPVPLFAYKTKLFLIGNTWSKELMQDALEVLQEDIVLKENAPGGMVEFRKSLTLSFFFKFFLWVCHHVDGQTSCPSGIPSSHLSAIQPFHRTSVTGSQDFDITKHGTAVGSPEVHLSSKLQVSGEAEYTDDTPVPPNSLYAALVLSKKPHARILSIDDSGAKSSPGFAGIFFAKDIPGNNNIGPVIADEELFASEFVTCVGQVIGVVVADTHENAKNAARRVHIEYDELPAILSMKDAIHCNSFHPNTEKCLRKGDVDLCFQSDQCDKIMEGEVQVGGQEHFYLEPNSSLVWTVDNGNEVHMVSSTQAPQKHQKYVSHVLGLPMSKVVCKTKRIGGGFGGKETRSAFLAASAAIASYLLNRPVKLTLDRDIDMMITGQRHSFLGKYKVGFTNNGKVLALDLEIYNNGGNSLDLSLAILERAMFHSDNVYEIPNVRINGRVCYTNFPSNTAFRGFGGPQGMLITENWVQRIAMELKKSPEEIREINFQREGSVLHYGQKIEHFTLDRIWNELKTSCDLYNARKEVDQFNSNNRWKKRGIALIPTKFGISFTTKFMNQAGALVQVYTDGTVLVTHGGVEMGQGLHTKVAQIAASSFNIPLSSVFISETSTDKVPNATPTAASASSDMYGAAVLDACEQIKVRMKPIASTRNYSSFAELANACYMERIDLSAHGFFITPDIGFDWKTGEGIPFRYFTYGAAFAEVEIDTLTGDFHTTKADVTLDLGFSLNPAIDVGQIEGAFIQGLGWAALEELKWGDPAHRWIPAGFLYTCGPGNYKIPSVNDVPLKFNISLLKGAPNAKAIHSSKAVGEPPFFLASAVLFAIKDAIVSARAEVGCSDWFPLDNPATPERIRMACTDEFTKAFVDSDFRPKLSI; the protein is encoded by the exons GTATAGGTTTGACTGGTACCAAGCTAGGATGCGGTGAAGGTGGTTGTGGGGCATGCACTGTCATGGTTTCTTTTTTtgatcaaaacaaaaagaaatgtgt GCACCAAGCAATTAATGCGTGTCTGGCTCCTCTATATTCTGTTGAAGGGATGCATGTAATAACAGTGGAGGGTGTTGGGAATTGCAGGCGTGGCCTACATCCTATCCag GAATCCTTAGCACGTTCTCATGGCTCACAGTGTGGATTTTGCACTCCTGGTTTCATTATGTCCATTTACGCATTGCTACGGTCGTCTCAAGAACCACCAACACTAGAGCAGATTGAAGAAAGCCTTGCTGGAAATCTTTGTCGATGTACAGGTTATAGACCCATTGTTGATGCATTTCGAGTGTTTGCCAAGACTAATGACAGCTTATATGTTAATGGAGCCTTGGAAGGCCATAGTGGTCAGTTTATATGCCCTTCAACTGGAAAGCCATGTTCTTGTGGGTTGAAACCAGGAAATGAAGATGAGAAGCTAAAAACAGATAGGTGCTCTGTTGATGATTATAGTCCAGTCTCCTATAGTGATACTGATGGAACGATATTCACCAACAAAGAGCTTATATTCCCCCCTGAGCTTTTATTGAGAAAACTAACTTATTTATGTCTAACTGGACTAAATGGCCTGAAGTGGTATAGGCCTTTGAAGCTTCAGCATGTATTAGACCTAAAAGCAAGATATCCAGATGCAAAATTAGTTGTAGGTAACACTGAGGTAGGTATTGAAATGAGGCTCAAAAGGATGGAATATCGGGCTTTGATATATATTGCACACATCCCTGAACTTAACCAGTTGAGTCTCAATGATGAAGGTATGGAAATAGGTGCTGCTGTTAAACTTTCAGAGCTCATGAAAGTACTGCAAACTGTTTCAGACAAGCGTCCTCCCTATGAGACTTCATCATGTAGAGCTCTCATTGAGCAGATCAAATGGTTTGCCGGAACACAAATAAGGAATGCTGCATCTATTGGTGGAAATATCTGTACTGCCAGTCCAATATCAGACTTGAATCCTCTTTGGATGGCTGCAGGAGCAAAGTTCCGCATCGTTGATGGCAAAGGGAACATTAGAACATGCCCGGCTGAAAAGTTTTTCCTAGGTTATCGCAAGGTGGATATGGCTAGTAGTGAAATCCTGCACTCAGTGTTTTTACCTTGGAATAAGCAATATGAGTTTGTCAAGGAATTTAAGCAAGCTCACCGGAGGGATGATGATATTGCAATTGTTAATGCTGGAATGAGGGTTCTTCTTGAACAGAGGGATACAAAGTGGGTAGTTTCTGATGCTTCAATTGTTTATGGTGGTGTAGCTCCTGTTCCCCTTTTTGCATATAAAACAAAACTATTTCTGATTGGAAATACGTGGAGCAAGGAGCTAATGCAGGATGCTTTGGAAGTTCTACAGGAGGACATTGTGTTGAAAGAAAATGCTCCTGGCGGAATGGTTGAGTTCAGAAAATCTTTAACACTtagtttcttcttcaaatttttcttgTGGGTATGTCACCACGTTGATGGACAAACATCCTGTCCTTCAGGCATTCCTTCATCCCATCTCTCAGCCATACAACCATTTCATCGAACATCTGTAACTGGAAGTCAGGACTTTGACATAACAAAACATGGAACTGCTGTAGGGTCTCCTGAAGTCCATCTTTCATCGAAACTTCAG GTTTCAGGAGAGGCAGAATATACTGATGATACCCCAGTGCCTCCCAACAGTTTGTATGCTGCTTTGGTGCTAAGTAAAAAGCCTCATGCACGTATACTGTCTATTGACGATTCTGGAGCCAAGTCTTCACCTGGGTTTGCTGGAATCTTTTTTGCTAAAGATATTCCTGGTAACAATAATATTGGGCCTGTCATTGCAGATGAGGAACTTTTTGCCTCGGAATTTGTCACTTGTGTTGGTCAG GTAATAGGAGTAGTTGTTGCTGATAcacatgaaaatgcaaaaaatgctGCAAGAAGGGTTCATATTGAGTATGATGAACTGCCAGCTATTTTATCTATGAAAGATGCCATTCACTGTAACAGTTTCCATCCTAATACAGAAAAGTGTTTGAGGAAAGGTGATGTAGATCTGTGTTTTCAATCAGATCAGTGTGATAAAATCATGGAAGGGGAAGTCCAGGTCGGTGGTCAGGAACATTTCTACTTGGAGCCGAATAGCAGCTTAGTATGGACAGTGGATAATGGCAACGAGGTTCATATGGTCTCATCCACCCAA gctCCACAAAAGCACCAGAAGTATGTGTCTCACGTTCTTGGACTTCCAATGTCAAAAGTTGTTTGCAAGACAAAGAGAATTGGTGGTGGGTTTGGTGGAAAAGAAACAAGATCAGCTTTCCTTGCTGCTAGTGCTGCAATTGCATCCTATTTGTTAAATCGGCCAGTAAAACTTACTTTGGACCGTGACATTGACATGATGATTACTGGTCAGCGGCACAGCTTTCTTGGAAAGTATAAG GTTGGCTTTACAAACAATGGGAAGGTCCTCGCATTGGATCTTGAAATATACAATAATGGTGGAAATTCACTTGATCTGTCACTTGCTATACTTGAGCGTGCTATGTTCCATTCAGACAATGTCTATGAGATACCAAATGTCAGAATTAATGGAAGGGTCTGCTATACTAATTTTCCTAGTAACACGGCTTTCAGAGGATTTGGTGGCCCACAAGGCATGCTGATTACTGAAAACTGGGTTCAGAGAATTGCTATGGAATTGAAGAAAAGCCCAGAAGAAATCAGG gaAATAAATTTTCAGAGAGAAGGATCAGTATTGCATTATGGACAAAAGATAGAGCACTTCACCTTGGACCGTATCTGGAATGAGTTGAAGACATCTTGTGATCTTTATAACGCTCGCAAAGAAGTTGATCAGTTCAATAGTAATAATCGATGGAAGAAACGTGGAATTGCTCTAATTCCTACGAAGTTTGGCATTTCTTTCACTACAAAGTTTATGAACCAG GCTGGTGCCCTTGTTCAAGTCTATACTGACGGAACTGTTTTAGTAACGCATGGGGGCGTTGAAATGGGGCAAGGGTTGCATACAAAGGTTGCTCAAATTGCAGCTTCTTCCTTTAATATTCCTCTGAGTTCAGTGTTCATCTCAGAGACGAGTACTGACAAG GTTCCAAATGCAACTCCAACAGCAGCTTCTGCAAGTTCTGATATGTATGGTGCTGCAGTTCTGGATGCTTGTGAACAAATAAAAGTTAGGATGAAGCCCATTGCATCAACACGTAACTATAGCTCTTTTGCTGAG CTTGCAAATGCCTGCTACATGGAGAGAATTGACTTGTCTGCCCATGGGTTTTTTATTACACCTGATATTGGCTTTGATTGGAAAACTGGTGAAGGGATTCCATTCAGGTACTTCACCTATGGAGCTGCTTTTGCTGAAGTTGAAATTGACACGTTGACAGGAGATTTCCACACTACAAAAGCAGACGTTACCTTGGATTTGGGGTTTTCTCTCAATCCTGCAATTGATGTCGGGCAG ATTGAAGGAGCATTCATACAAGGTCTTGGATGGGCAGCATTGGAAGAGTTGAAATGGGGAGATCCTGCACACAGGTGGATTCCAGCTGGCTTCTTATACACTTGTGGTCCTGGAAATTACAAAATTCCCTCTGTCAATGATGTGCCCCTTAAATTCAACATTTCTCTTTTGAAG GGTGCTCCAAATGCTAAGGCCATCCATTCATCTAAAGCTGTGGGGGAACCTCCATTCTTTCTTGCCTCAGCAGTCCTTTTTGCTATAAAAGATGCTATAGTTTCAGCAAGAGCAGAAGTAGGTTGTAGTGACTGGTTTCCTCTAGACAATCCAGCGACACCTGAACGCATCCGGATGGCTTGTACAGATGAATTCACTAAAGCATTTGTAGACTCGGATTTCCGCCCGAAGCTCAGCATTTGA